One genomic segment of Pseudomonas sp. p1(2021b) includes these proteins:
- a CDS encoding dermonecrotic toxin domain-containing protein: MTTEAPFHHAQIVRSLPSWSKHVHAHYLSGLLARLRKDYLQADGTAHGWYAEASAAQQQALREAIERRDSSRKALQHALKPLKGITEFCKPLLERRLGIDDPVEQAQYHFQPFKPIIEAITEDTATVAAQTDRQRYERDPQGKARMLSLLEAALHNFESPDAAGPFSALQRSKTDTRPVASPVAGLTAAGFVRICRDLDLGQQYQQHLASLFEGPASAWIQRLSIQANRDELTVQAWIARLRGRLSEAGHAALMQLCQSAADPQYAGRPLKCWRISLFATALNEVLVIGPDQDDATNPCIVYIPGAPDAPLHEYASASQAAGDLAKRMQDAGLLRQVIGFAPHALQGELTGKLHQALFTEKHLFGRKVRVNKASPRVFYERIALPDNPWLTLYRDHVRRLKGDAASIAVPTADADAKSRLERLEYWLSVGLDVLNVAAMFVPLLNPIMMTIGAAQIMGSVFHGIEAWEDDDTAQALAQVESIAANLATVAGIGAGLKALKASGFVDAMQSILHEGEERLWRPDLSPYQSPVQLPGELSPDAQGLYALEDRHYIRIEGRTYQLEQGEQGSWRLLHPSASDAYRPRLQHNGHGAWRLALEQPLDWSDVQLMRRLGQVTEGLQDDDLIMVMNATGTDADVLRRVHIDGQRPPALLVDALKRLRIDQETSDVISRVRHAQPLAAYKHYALSALPMLPGWPEDHVILAYEGPAPLGAVTRYGAAQTPGEVQIMITRTALEQGHLSQTVAAQMAPETFTALLSANGARGAGASALDECLADHLAGQRTAVFESLQASRRQPLSAPAQLLAGQFGGVPDDALQALLDHASPTERHRLAAGRIPLRIAEEARRLQARARLDRALLGLNRPTLANADSQRLADALSAEQPDASLAARLDAVQADRSLASRLIGQQPIKPFWRSPMRLSDGQLGYPLSGRFRFRELFRTGQNATHTQLQGLYPGLRPDEIRNLAQEMALHGNVAEQLRVLSQQRATLTESLQYWTDTAPEDEYESRRTLSRLLARTWARDGGQRLHLDRLALDALPSLPVPFPHIRELSIDGLPLRTIPADFLQSFPNLQQLELTNNPQLDTHALFQALRSAPGLHELTLIRSPLARLNTEAREALSAMRHLRVLRLSHAGLELGVADMQVLARLPLQILQLEANAIDLTPGLAAHFGQLTSLRELRLSNNPLGLAPLLGDLHNLEGLYLDGCLLTQWPTGLTELMERQNCRLRDLQLSTNHITEFPMLERILQSTFVNELRTGRRLLIWTFFDNGIPEQTAERLREVGVRVLETRELQPLLPPEIPHDVPPVNWLDTATDRQRQLWSTLFEDGAYPNLQQVIERVGRSEQARTSPEALARQIWSLLEKASQDEYLRAHLEQIASDFPPNCGDAGTDGFSTLEVEVLAYSESIDGTIAGPRLFAFYGRLFRREQVNILAARIYLARLRVQTAYREWETLPAAQRGNTPQLPPLDPLDDIHPEQLRTALIDDIEIRLALRQAVAPRLEVPEPSHEMLYRQTAMISDSTADAVINAVERFDEEEQNDPLRHAWVARQPSWQRFLKKRYADDFDALNARWQSGLDYLDYCLDAQADPIDALDDAVIEAITPELPESPRDTAGQLRRVEVNEGQHLQAVKRLLDARLAQEEALLLELTRQQDPNAQ, translated from the coding sequence ATGACCACCGAGGCCCCCTTCCACCACGCACAGATCGTTCGTTCCCTGCCCTCCTGGAGCAAGCACGTGCATGCGCACTACCTTTCCGGCCTGTTGGCCAGGTTGCGCAAAGACTACCTCCAGGCCGACGGCACGGCCCATGGCTGGTATGCCGAGGCCAGCGCCGCACAACAGCAAGCCCTGCGCGAGGCCATCGAACGCAGGGACTCCAGCCGCAAGGCCCTGCAACATGCGTTGAAGCCGCTCAAGGGCATCACCGAGTTCTGTAAACCGCTGCTGGAGCGACGCCTGGGCATCGACGACCCTGTCGAACAGGCGCAATACCATTTCCAGCCCTTCAAGCCGATCATCGAGGCGATTACGGAGGACACCGCCACCGTTGCCGCACAGACCGACCGGCAGCGCTACGAGCGCGACCCGCAGGGCAAGGCACGCATGCTCAGCCTGCTGGAAGCGGCGCTGCACAACTTCGAGAGCCCGGACGCAGCCGGCCCCTTCAGTGCCCTGCAACGCAGCAAGACCGACACACGCCCGGTCGCCAGCCCGGTAGCGGGCCTGACAGCCGCAGGGTTCGTCAGGATCTGCCGTGACCTGGACCTGGGCCAGCAGTACCAACAGCATCTGGCTTCACTGTTCGAGGGCCCTGCCTCGGCCTGGATCCAGCGCCTGTCCATCCAGGCCAACCGTGACGAGCTAACGGTCCAGGCCTGGATCGCCCGCCTGCGCGGTCGGCTGAGCGAGGCTGGACACGCAGCGCTGATGCAGCTGTGCCAGAGCGCTGCCGACCCGCAGTATGCGGGCCGACCACTGAAATGCTGGCGGATCAGCCTGTTCGCGACTGCGCTGAACGAAGTGCTGGTGATCGGCCCGGACCAGGACGATGCGACCAACCCGTGCATCGTCTACATTCCCGGTGCGCCGGATGCGCCGTTGCACGAATATGCCTCGGCAAGCCAGGCCGCTGGCGATCTGGCCAAGCGCATGCAGGATGCTGGCCTGCTGCGGCAGGTGATCGGCTTCGCCCCCCATGCCCTGCAAGGCGAATTGACCGGCAAGCTGCACCAGGCGCTGTTCACCGAGAAGCATTTGTTTGGTCGTAAGGTCCGGGTGAACAAGGCATCGCCCAGGGTCTTCTACGAACGTATCGCTCTGCCTGACAATCCCTGGCTCACGCTTTACCGCGACCACGTGCGCCGTCTCAAGGGCGATGCCGCAAGCATTGCGGTGCCCACCGCCGATGCCGACGCCAAGTCGCGCCTGGAGCGGCTGGAATACTGGCTATCGGTGGGGTTGGACGTGCTCAACGTCGCCGCGATGTTCGTGCCTTTGCTCAACCCGATCATGATGACCATCGGTGCGGCACAGATCATGGGCAGCGTGTTCCATGGCATCGAAGCCTGGGAGGACGACGATACCGCCCAGGCGCTTGCCCAGGTGGAATCCATCGCGGCCAACCTCGCCACCGTGGCGGGCATCGGCGCGGGGCTAAAGGCGCTCAAGGCCTCGGGCTTCGTCGATGCCATGCAGTCGATCCTGCACGAAGGCGAGGAGCGACTGTGGCGTCCAGACCTCTCTCCCTACCAGAGCCCCGTGCAGCTGCCTGGCGAGCTGTCGCCGGACGCACAAGGCCTGTATGCGCTGGAAGATCGCCACTACATTCGCATCGAAGGCCGCACGTACCAGCTCGAACAAGGCGAACAGGGCAGTTGGCGCTTGCTTCATCCCAGTGCCTCCGACGCCTATCGCCCTCGTCTGCAGCATAACGGTCACGGTGCCTGGCGCCTGGCCCTGGAACAACCGCTGGACTGGAGCGATGTGCAACTGATGCGCCGTCTCGGGCAGGTGACCGAAGGGTTGCAGGACGACGACCTGATCATGGTCATGAACGCCACCGGCACGGATGCCGACGTGCTGCGCCGCGTGCACATCGATGGGCAACGGCCACCGGCGCTGCTCGTCGATGCGCTCAAGCGCCTGCGCATCGACCAAGAGACCAGCGATGTCATTTCTCGCGTACGCCATGCCCAGCCGCTTGCAGCATACAAACACTATGCGCTTTCAGCCCTGCCCATGTTGCCAGGCTGGCCCGAAGATCATGTCATCCTGGCATACGAAGGCCCGGCCCCCCTGGGCGCGGTCACCCGCTATGGCGCAGCGCAGACGCCCGGCGAAGTGCAGATAATGATTACCCGCACTGCACTGGAACAAGGCCATCTGAGCCAGACGGTTGCAGCGCAGATGGCGCCAGAGACATTCACCGCACTGCTGTCGGCCAATGGGGCACGAGGTGCGGGCGCTTCTGCCTTGGACGAATGCTTGGCCGATCACCTGGCTGGCCAGCGCACGGCCGTGTTCGAGAGCCTGCAGGCGAGCCGTCGACAGCCCCTGAGCGCGCCAGCGCAGCTGTTGGCCGGCCAATTCGGCGGCGTACCGGACGACGCCCTGCAGGCCCTCCTCGACCATGCCAGCCCCACCGAGAGGCATCGCCTGGCTGCCGGTCGCATTCCGTTGCGCATCGCCGAGGAGGCACGACGTCTTCAGGCCCGTGCCCGACTGGACCGGGCCTTGCTGGGCCTGAACCGACCCACCCTGGCCAATGCCGATAGTCAGCGCCTGGCCGATGCGCTGTCGGCAGAGCAGCCCGATGCCAGCTTGGCAGCGCGCCTTGACGCCGTACAGGCGGACCGAAGCCTGGCATCCCGGTTGATCGGCCAGCAACCCATCAAGCCCTTTTGGCGCTCCCCGATGCGTTTGAGCGATGGGCAACTGGGCTACCCGCTCAGTGGCCGGTTCCGCTTTCGAGAACTGTTCAGGACCGGCCAGAATGCCACGCATACCCAACTGCAAGGCCTGTATCCAGGGCTACGCCCAGACGAAATCCGCAACCTGGCCCAGGAGATGGCCCTGCATGGCAACGTTGCAGAACAGCTCAGGGTGCTGAGCCAGCAGCGTGCGACCCTCACCGAATCGCTCCAATACTGGACCGATACCGCACCAGAGGATGAATACGAAAGCCGCCGAACGTTAAGCCGGCTGCTTGCTCGCACCTGGGCCCGCGATGGCGGCCAACGCCTGCACCTTGACCGCCTGGCACTCGACGCCCTGCCCTCGTTGCCCGTGCCATTTCCCCACATCAGGGAGCTTTCCATCGATGGCCTGCCACTGCGGACGATTCCAGCGGATTTCCTGCAGAGTTTTCCGAATCTGCAGCAACTGGAACTGACCAACAACCCGCAACTGGATACGCACGCCCTGTTCCAGGCCCTGCGCAGCGCGCCGGGCCTGCATGAGCTGACACTCATCCGCTCGCCACTGGCCCGCTTGAACACCGAAGCTCGCGAGGCATTGAGTGCCATGCGGCACCTGCGCGTGCTCCGCCTCTCTCATGCTGGCTTGGAGCTGGGCGTCGCCGACATGCAGGTGCTGGCACGGCTGCCACTGCAGATACTGCAGCTCGAAGCCAATGCCATCGACCTCACCCCTGGCCTGGCAGCGCATTTCGGCCAATTGACGTCGTTGCGTGAACTTAGGCTGTCGAACAACCCACTGGGGCTCGCCCCCCTGCTGGGCGACCTGCACAACCTTGAAGGCCTCTATCTGGACGGCTGCCTGCTCACGCAATGGCCCACGGGGCTGACCGAGTTGATGGAGCGGCAAAATTGCCGATTGCGCGATCTTCAGCTGAGCACAAACCACATTACCGAATTCCCGATGCTCGAGCGGATCCTGCAAAGCACCTTCGTCAATGAGCTACGTACGGGTCGGCGCCTGCTCATCTGGACCTTCTTCGACAACGGCATCCCTGAACAGACGGCCGAACGCTTGCGTGAAGTGGGCGTCAGGGTCCTTGAAACACGGGAGCTGCAACCGCTGCTACCGCCCGAGATACCCCATGACGTCCCCCCGGTGAACTGGCTCGACACCGCCACAGACAGACAACGCCAACTGTGGAGCACGCTGTTCGAAGACGGTGCCTACCCGAATCTGCAACAGGTCATCGAGCGCGTCGGGCGCTCGGAACAGGCGCGTACCAGCCCGGAAGCCTTGGCCAGGCAAATCTGGAGCCTGCTGGAGAAGGCCAGTCAGGATGAATACCTGCGAGCCCATCTGGAACAGATAGCCAGTGACTTCCCGCCTAACTGTGGCGATGCAGGTACGGATGGGTTCAGCACACTGGAAGTCGAGGTGCTGGCCTATAGCGAAAGTATCGACGGTACGATCGCCGGGCCACGCTTGTTCGCCTTCTACGGTCGCCTGTTCCGCCGCGAGCAGGTGAACATCCTGGCGGCGCGTATCTACCTGGCCCGGTTGCGCGTCCAGACTGCCTACCGCGAATGGGAAACCCTGCCAGCCGCCCAAAGAGGCAACACCCCGCAGTTGCCCCCGCTCGATCCACTCGATGACATCCACCCGGAACAGCTACGTACGGCCTTGATCGATGACATCGAAATACGCTTGGCCTTGCGCCAGGCCGTGGCGCCTCGGCTCGAGGTTCCGGAGCCCAGCCACGAGATGCTCTACCGCCAGACGGCGATGATTTCTGACAGTACAGCGGACGCTGTCATCAACGCCGTTGAACGGTTCGATGAAGAAGAGCAGAACGACCCGTTGCGACATGCCTGGGTCGCGCGGCAGCCGAGTTGGCAGCGTTTTCTCAAGAAACGCTACGCCGACGACTTCGACGCGCTGAACGCCCGCTGGCAATCGGGCCTGGACTACCTGGATTACTGCCTGGACGCCCAGGCCGACCCCATCGATGCGTTGGATGACGCTGTGATCGAGGCCATCACGCCAGAGTTGCCGGAGTCACCACGGGATACCGCAGGGCAGTTACGCCGGGTCGAAGTGAACGAGGGGCAGCACCT